The Lolium rigidum isolate FL_2022 chromosome 2, APGP_CSIRO_Lrig_0.1, whole genome shotgun sequence genomic interval TGTTGAGTTGTAGTAGTAGTATGTCcttttttcgatggttgattcttgtatcaattgtCGGTCAAGCGTGAGTTGTAAACAATACTTTTTAGAACCTATTCttaataaatggccgtgtgcatcgtcatgatgcagaagccggggtatacccccatttcgaaaaaaaggtaTAACACATTAGTGTAATGTTATTAGCTTGCAGCAGATATAAGGAGCAGCGGTAAGCCCAAATTAGGACACACAGGTAGTGACCCGAGGAAGTTTTGGTTTCATCGATCTCCTTTCCCCAAATATGATAGCAACTTTCTGTAAAAAAAAATCGACACTTCCAAATACTCACTTTTTAATCGACGTGCATACCATCTACACATTCACACGATTCTTCACAACTTAATGTCAATTTAATCAGATCGGGGTAGTATGTTTCTAATGAAACTTGATGAGCACacattttttcaaaatgaaagcttAGCCCAGCCTCTGAGTGGTGCACATGGCTCAACTTTTGTTGCATAGTTTTAAGAACTATCAAACTTAATGAGCGGCACATAtataacggttttgctatgtctcgatCAACTGTGATTTTTTTAAGTCTAAATCACTTAAAAAGGTGCTtgaattgcacttttctgtttaaaaagtgcaattgcacttttctaccgaaaatgtgcaactgaactgagttacacttttctttaaactgcaGTTGCATTTTCCTGaagtgactgagacttaagaaaatcgacATAGACACACCCCATATATAATGGAGATGTACAAGTAAAAGAACTTATCAAAAAAATTGACACCTTAAAATATGTTTTCTATTTTGTAGATAGAGCATATGCACCTATGAGCCGAATCGAATTTCCGTTTAGGATATCAAATTCGAAAGAAAAAATCCACGCACATACGTTTTTTTCCTTTCAGAATCTGGAATATAACTTGCCCATAACATTGCGAAATCTCAGCTGCTAGCTGCTACTACAGCGTCACATCTTACTGGATACATTTGCCAAAACGTTGGAAGAAGGAAAAAAACTGCAGCTCGACGTACACCGCTACAACACCTAAGCTCAGAAGACCGGATGAATTAATAACGACATAACAATCCTTTGCTGCTTATGGCATTGCACTACCTAGCTGAGTACTACATACATGTGGAATATGATCCTCCATCCAATCCAAGCCGTGGTTGCGGTGGCCTATTGCGCGGCCGCGAGCATCTGctgcgccgcctccgcctccgcctccgcgtgtATGAAGCAGAGGACATGGTGCACCGCCGCGGCGATGTCGTCCGCCGTCGTCAGGCCGCACCCCTCCTCCACCTGCAGCGGCACAGGATTAGTCAAACTGATGAAAAAGGCACCTCATGTgccaacgccatggccggtcAGGGAATCGGGGAACCTGCTGCTAGGCAGAAAACTACTCGAGCGTAGAGTAGATTCCACAGGCGAACAGTGGCGCACAGCGCCATGGCTAGAATAGCACGAGGGAGCAGCACCACGGTAGTAAACTGTAGTACTAGCTAGAAATGCTAGACAtcctttttctgcccattttatcTATGCCAATATGAAGATGAGTCGAGGAAAAGAGATTCTCCCTGGCAGCGCCGAGACTGACAAATCTAGGAGGCCATGCTTTTTCATGAAGTGTCACACTACCTGCAACAACAACAGTGTCGCACTAGTGCTATGGTAATGCACGGGGCCTAGGAGACATGACACGTACCAAAGCCGCATCACACCGAAGCCGGGCTTTTTCGCGATACTGGGAAATCCGGTCAAAAGTAAGCAACGCCACCACTCCTCTGTGCTACTGAGCCGTAGCGAGGGGGAGCAAGAAATGACACACGTGTAGTCAAGTTCATCGGATTCTGATGGGATTTCTGAAAAATCCTGATGCGTCTCGATCAATAATGCGAGCGCACTTGATCGAGCTCGGCTGGCCTCTGCGTTGATGTGAggtcaatccatccaaagggtgcACTGATGAAGGCAGGGGAATATCTGACATGTTTTTCTTTTTGAGATGCCAAAATCAAACTCAGGGCTAACGAAATAATTAATCAGATGTGTGTGTTTCCTATACTGTGCAGTGCAGAATGAGCTAGTAATGATTCCTAAATCATGGGTGCGGACACACACAATCTTCCCGATCGGCGTCGCTCGATCCGAGAGCCTAACGTGCGCGATATACTAGTTCTAGCAGTGCATTGGGAAGAAGTCCTATACGCGCATTGGGAAGCGTGCACGGACAGAGAGTATTACTGACTAAAGTGTGGCGCTTTTTGGGGTTAAACAAAGATGAATTCAGCAAGTATGTACTCCTACGTACCTTGACGCTGAGGGAGTAGAGGACGAGGGAGCCGAGCGCGGTGACGTTGAGGTGCAGCACGGTGAGCCGGAGCGCCTGCAGCTCGGCGACCATCCGGAACAGCTGGCCCGGCCGCCGCGGCGCCATGACGCGGACGCTGGCGTGCGTCTCGACGAGGCTCACCTCGATGTCGGCCACGCCGGCGCGGCTCTCCTCCGCCGAGAGCGTGGCCGCCGAGTCTCGCGGGGAGTGGCACCACACGTACTGCGGGTACGTGAAGAACCCCGCGAACGGGGCGGCGGAGTCGGGCGTGTCGGACTCCGTGACGCCGCTGCTGCAGTTGCTCGTGGACTCCACGGCGCCACATGGTacggcggccgcggccgtggccgtCGGCATCGTCGCCTTGCGCTGCTGCTGGTGATCCGAGAGGCTGCGCTTCTGCGCTTCAAGGGACTgcagctgctgctccagctccttgaCGAAATCGATCGCCCCTCCGACGATCGAGGCTTGGTCGCCCTACAAGAGGAGGAAAACGAGCAATAACTCTGTCAGAGAAACAGTGTAGTAACTACTCATGGAACAATCAGTGGCTTAGCAGCATCTGCAAGAACTAGAGGAGAGCGAGTTAATGAGTTGGGAGGGAGACACATTAATGGCGTCCCGGAGTGCGACCAAGAATGGATGCTTCTCCGGCCTGAACAAAGGAAGGCACTGGGCATGGGGAAAAGAGAGCTCAATAGTGACGGTGGGTCTCTTTCGGCCCAAGAAAACATTCTTCGCAACTTGCTCCGGcatccctttcttcttcttcttcttcttctttgatgacGAATCAAAACGAAAACAAGAACGAGAGAGACGTACGCACATACCCTCTGGACGTAGGACTCGGGCATGAGGGAGCGGAGCTGGACGAGGTACTCGTTCATCTGGCGCCGGCGGTTGCGCTCCACGGCGATGTGCGTCATCCGCTGGCACTCGGCCTCCTCCCTCGACTTGCAgctcctcgcccgccgccg includes:
- the LOC124690539 gene encoding transcription factor bHLH94-like, which codes for MAALVDSLCAPSVVVDNAAPLVYDTFNAASAAGFFFDNAAGFYDGAAGTVGPPAPAPQEAPAGEASSAAPPRRKRRRRARSCKSREEAECQRMTHIAVERNRRRQMNEYLVQLRSLMPESYVQRGDQASIVGGAIDFVKELEQQLQSLEAQKRSLSDHQQQRKATMPTATAAAAVPCGAVESTSNCSSGVTESDTPDSAAPFAGFFTYPQYVWCHSPRDSAATLSAEESRAGVADIEVSLVETHASVRVMAPRRPGQLFRMVAELQALRLTVLHLNVTALGSLVLYSLSVKVEEGCGLTTADDIAAAVHHVLCFIHAEAEAEAAQQMLAAAQ